GTGCATCTATTGCCCTAATTCCGGTTCTGATCGTCTATGTAATCGGGCAAAGATACATCATTGAAGGAGTAACACTTTCGGGAATCAAAGGATAGAAAATTTATTATAATCTTTTACTCCCTTGGGTAAGATCCCATCACTCTTTATACAAAATAAAGAATAGTCCAAGATGTCGTAATTGGGAAAGTCTTGAATGAATTCTTATCGTATATGCAAAGCCGTCCCTTCTACTTCATCGTGTTATGTCCTGATCCGGAAATGGTTGCGGAGCGAGAAGCTGCAAGAGACAAGAAAGGATACGGCGATTGGAGTCTGCATGCCCTTGATCAAGTATTAAGGAATGAAACTTCTCCTGTCGGGATGCGGCCTAACGCGCTTTCGATAATTTTAAATTACGGATCGAAGGACGAGATCCTATCTCCAAACGAGCTGATAGAAGATTTATTAAAGGTCATATCTGAAATTCAATCCCGTTATATCCATCAACAATAAATGGAGGAGATATAAATGACGATTCTAGTAACCGGTGCGACTGGGACGTAGGAAGACATCTTGTTCATGAACTTGTACAAATGGATAAAAATGTTAGGGCAGTTTTACGTCATCCGGACAGAGCCGTTCTCCCGGAAGGCGTTCAGGTTGTATATAGGGATCTTACTGAACCAAAAGCAGGCGAATTATTCAAAAAAGGATGTCCAATATAGTAAAAAAATGGTATGATCTGATCATCCTAATCGATGAGGTGAATTATGGCTCTTCAATCCAAACAAATATTTGTGAACCTGCCTGTTAAGAATTTAAACGCTTCAATTGAATTTTTCTCTTCTATCGGCTTTGCATTCAATGAACAGTTCACTGATGAGAACGCTACCAGCATGATTATCAGTGACCAAATCTATGCGATGCTGCTGACAGAGGATCGTTTTAAATCCTTTATCAGCAAACCGGTAGCAGACGCAAAAGCCGCTGCACAGGTTATCCTCTGTTTATCTGCAGATAGCAGAGAGCAGGTAGACGAGATAGCGGACAAGGCTATAGCAGCAGGAGGAAGATCATACAGTGAACCTCAGGATCATGGCTTTATGTACGGAAGAAGCTTCGAAGATTTAGACGGACATCTGTGGGAGATTATGTGGATGGACCCGGCGACCGTAGAATAATGATTTAATCGGAAGCCCTCTTACAAGCGCTTAATCAGCGTTTCAATAGAGGGCTTTTTATGTGTTATCGGTAGAAAGATCATATACTGGAGGAGATCAATATCACGGAGGTTGCAAAACAAGCAGATACATCACTTTATCAGTTTCAACCTATGTTTATCTACCTGACGGATATTTCTGTGGGCGAGTACATCCGGCGGAGACGTCTAACCTTGGCAGCACAAGAACTTAGCAGAACGGACAGCAAGGTGATTAATATTGCTCTGAAATACGGCTACGACACTCCCGAAGCATTTACCAAAGCTTTTCGCAGGCAGCATGGTATTACTCCGAGTGAAGCGAGAAAGCCGAGTAGTCAACTTATTTCATTTAACCGTTTGGTGATCCAGGTGAGTTTGAGAGGAGCATAACCGATGAAGTACAGAATTGTAGAAAAAGACGCTTTTGATGTTGTAGGTATTCATCGAGATTTTTCACTATCTAATGGAGACAATATGGTGATGATTCCACAGATGTGGAAAGAAGTGCATGAGAACGGGATTAATGACCAGTTATTCGGCTTGAATAACGGAGAGATCAAGGGAGTGCTCGGTGTCTGCGTGTCCAATGAGGAGCAGCAGAAAGAACAAATGATGACCTACTGGATTGCAGCGGATTATCGGGGGCAGACTCCGGAGCATTTGTCAAAGCTTACAATTCAAGCTGCGAAATGGGCTGTATTTGAAGTGGTTGGTCCTATGCCTGATGCGATGCAGAAGGTGTGGAAGCAAATTTATACTGAGTGGTTTCCTTCTAGCGGATACGTGCAATCAGGCTTCATTGAGTTCGAGTACTATACAGATCAAGATCCTTACAGTCCCGATTGCTATTCAGAGATATGGATTCCTATAAAATAGCACTGTAACGAATAGCTGTAACGATGAAAAGAACCTATAGGATAAGCAGGGTGCTGTGTTATAACAGGGCTCTGCTTATTTGTTTATTGTAAGAATTAATAAGAGTATATCTGAGAATTTATCAGACGAATCTGTAGTGACAGCAGCGCTGGGAAGAGAGTGATTTTATTGAACTTTGTTGGAGCGCTACTGTTTACTAAAATCTTAAATTTTCTTCATATGCAGATGGGCAAACGGACATTTACCCGTAGCTGGCTGTTCATCGTCGCTCAGAAAATATTGCTTCCATTCAAAATTGTCCTCACTGCCATAGAAGTTCAAATCTGGGTGAACACCGATTTCATCATACTCGGTAATTCTTTCTCTAATCTTTTTCTTAATTTGAGCAGCGGCCGACATGTTCTTATTGAATTCGGTAAGCACCCAGCGAGGGGTAATGGCAAAGATAAAGTAAGGGAAATGCCGGCTTTGCCTTCGCTGATGAGCGGGAGTTGCACAATACATAAAATATTGCTCATCACCATAGCAGTATTCCCACACGTTATGATCCGGGTCTTGCGGAATCTGCTCAGGCCACGGCTGTTCATCACGCGCGCTCGTTTTACTAAGCACATCCCAGAACAGACCCTGATAATCTTCTACATGGTAATGCTCAACTAGATCTGCCGGGGTTTCGAAAATAGCAATGAGAGAAGTATAGTTGCCGATTTCTTTTGACTGCTCTCCATAAGCAGCAAGGCTCTTTGCCAATTGCTCCGAAGCTTGTGGTGTTCGGGGATCACTAAGAAATACATAGCGGAAATGATTCAATTTATATCCAATGGTTGCAGGTATGCAGGGGAATTTGTGGTCGGTATCCGACATTTTCGCAGAGAAAAAACGATAAGCTTCTTCCATCCAGCCACCTGGTGATGCATGCTCTAAATTTTCTTTATCAAACATCAGCATTGATCTCGGCCTCCTTATGTTGCTATTACTGTATTAAAGGAGGCCCAAATGTGTGTATTTGTCTATACATTACGTTCTCAGCATGCTGTTGAGATAAGTTGTAATGATTGCTGTGATCTCATCTCTTGCGTCTTGATGACCACATTTAACGAGTGCGTGATTCAGATAGTTTGAATTGGCTGACCATTTGATCGAGCAGAAGAGTGGTGCTTTCTACATTTTGGGAGGTGTGTCGTACATTCTTAATTTCGTGAATTAGTTCCATAACTTTGGATTCAACCTCTGTTGATATCGCTCGATTTTCAATACTGGTGCCTGCGATTTTCTCCATCAGCATCACAACTTCATCTACGACTTGAGTCTTGCGGGCATTTTCAACAGAAGCTGCTGATAATAGCTCTATAGCGGCGGATACTAACTCATTCCCTTCATGAACAACTCGGCTTCCTTCATCCATGAATTTGTAGGCTTGAACGGCAT
This sequence is a window from Paenibacillus urinalis. Protein-coding genes within it:
- a CDS encoding VOC family protein, whose translation is MALQSKQIFVNLPVKNLNASIEFFSSIGFAFNEQFTDENATSMIISDQIYAMLLTEDRFKSFISKPVADAKAAAQVILCLSADSREQVDEIADKAIAAGGRSYSEPQDHGFMYGRSFEDLDGHLWEIMWMDPATVE
- a CDS encoding helix-turn-helix transcriptional regulator → MTEVAKQADTSLYQFQPMFIYLTDISVGEYIRRRRLTLAAQELSRTDSKVINIALKYGYDTPEAFTKAFRRQHGITPSEARKPSSQLISFNRLVIQVSLRGA
- a CDS encoding GyrI-like domain-containing protein is translated as MKYRIVEKDAFDVVGIHRDFSLSNGDNMVMIPQMWKEVHENGINDQLFGLNNGEIKGVLGVCVSNEEQQKEQMMTYWIAADYRGQTPEHLSKLTIQAAKWAVFEVVGPMPDAMQKVWKQIYTEWFPSSGYVQSGFIEFEYYTDQDPYSPDCYSEIWIPIK
- a CDS encoding YqcI/YcgG family protein translates to MLMFDKENLEHASPGGWMEEAYRFFSAKMSDTDHKFPCIPATIGYKLNHFRYVFLSDPRTPQASEQLAKSLAAYGEQSKEIGNYTSLIAIFETPADLVEHYHVEDYQGLFWDVLSKTSARDEQPWPEQIPQDPDHNVWEYCYGDEQYFMYCATPAHQRRQSRHFPYFIFAITPRWVLTEFNKNMSAAAQIKKKIRERITEYDEIGVHPDLNFYGSEDNFEWKQYFLSDDEQPATGKCPFAHLHMKKI